The nucleotide window GATCGTGGGTACCGAACTGGGACAAACACAGGTCACCGCGGTCGGTGTCCTCTTGATTCTGATCCTCATCATGGGGTCGGGGTTCTTCTCGTCTTCTGAGATCGCATTGTTTTCTCTGCCAGCCCATCAGGTCGACGCGATGGTCGAGGAGGGTAAGCGTGGCGCACGAGTAGTCAAGTCCCTCAAGGAGGACCCTCACCGCTTGCTCGTGACGATTCTCGTGGGAAACAATATGGTCAACATCACGATGTCCTCCATCTCGACCACCATCGTCGGCTTCTATTTCGACGCGGGCACGGCAGTACTCGTCTCGTCGTTCGGTATCACGTCGATGGTCCTGCTGTTCGGTGAGAGCGCACCGAAGTCCTACGCCGTCGAGAACACCGACTCGTGGGCGCGGACCGTCGCTCCACCGTTGAAGATCGTCGGGAAAGTGCTGTGGCCGCTCATCACCATGTTCTACTATTTGACGAGCGCCGTAAACAGGATCACCGGCGGCAGCGCGTCCATCGAGTCGTCGTATGTCACCCGCGACGAGATCCAGAACATGATCAAGACGGGTGAACGGGAGGGCATCCTCGACGAGGAGGAACGTCAGATGCTTCAGCGCACCATGCGATTCACCGACGCCAGCGCCAAGGAGGTGATGACCCCGCGCCTCGACATGGAGGCCATCTCCAGGGACGCGACCGTCGAGGAGGCCATTGAGAAGTGCATCCAGTCGGGACACGCCCGCCTGCCGGCCTACGAGGGCTCGCTGGACAACGTAATCGGCGTCTTCGACATCCGTGACCTGCAGGGTTCCAGCTACGGCGCCTTCGCCGACATCGAGGTGGAGGACGTGGTCGCCCCGACGCTCCACGTCCCCGAGTCCAAGAACGTCGACGAACTTCTCTCGGAGATGCGCGGAAACCGGATGCACATGGTCGTCGTCATCGACGAGTTCGGCGCCACTGGAGGCCTCATCACGATGGAGGACGTGCTCGAGGAGATCGTCGGCGAGATACTGGTGGGCGGTGAGGACCACCCGATCGAGTCCGTCGACGACGACACCGTCCTGGTGGACGGCTCTGTCAACATCGAGGAGATCAACGAGGCTCTCGGCATCGTACTGCCGGAGGGCGAGGAGTTCGAGACCATTGCGGGCTTCATCTTCAACCGGGCGGGCCGCCTTGTCGAACAGGGCGAGGAGTTCGACTACGAGAACGTGACGCTGGGGGTCGAACAGGTGGAGAACACTCGTATCCAGAAGGCCCGGGTGACCGTCGATCGGACCGGCAGTGTCACGATCGACGAGGAATCGCCGGATGGCGAGGGTGAACCTGATTGACTAGCAGTGTCTCAACGGCTAAGACTCCGAACAGGTGACTCAGCTCCTGTGAAAAGGCTGTACCGGCAAACCACGATTTTCCAAGAGTTCGCCACTTCAGTACTTCTTCTGGCACCCTCGGGGACTCGAACTTTTATCGCATCAGGACTGAGTTCCTCAACCAGATGGTCGGCTCTCCCCTGAGTCGTAGGGATTGTTTCTCGGTGACTTATTTCTGAAGTTGAGACCAGCTCTCTCGATAGTTGGAGACGGAGGACTGTACGATTGTGAGTGCGCTCCCTGAGGTTGGAGCCTTCACGGTGCATAACGGGTGAAAACCATTAGGGACGGGCTTTCGTACTCTCGCACGACCAGGATCTGGTCGTGATGCCGACGCACGGCCACGAGGGCCTCTCGCGATACCTCAACGGAAGCGTCTCCGAGAAGGTCGTCCGGCTCTCCTCGGTTCCGGTTCTCACAGTCCGAATGCAGCCCGATGAACAGCTCGTGTTCCCCTATGAGAACATCCTCATCCCGACGGATGGGAGTTCCGCCGCGACGTACGCTGCCGATCATCTCGTAGAGCTCGCGGCGGAACTCGATGCGACCGTGCACGTCCTGTCTGTCGTGGACGACGCTGCACTCGGGCTGGACGTCCGATCGACGAGTTCCGGAGAAGAAAGTGAACAGGCCGCGACTGACGCTGTCGAGACCGTCGTCTCGAAGGCCAAGACACATGGGGTCACGAACACCGTCCGCCATATCGAACACGGAACACCCGTCGAGGTAATCCTCGACAGTATCGAATCGAACGACATACATGCTGTTGGAATGGGAACGACAGGAAAGCGCGGTACGGAGCGTATCTTGCTCGGCAGTGTCGCTGAGAAGACCGTGCGATCCGCCCCGGACCCCGTCATGACTGTCGCAGAACCGGAGTAACTCCTGTCAACAGGAAAGGTTTCCACCGCCTCCGCTCGGAGGATCCCCGAATGGAGATGCGGATTTCGGAAATATAGGTTTCTTCCCTGCACCATCCGAAGTACGCGTATCCGCCGCTCGGCTGTTCCTATAGCGGCATACCATGTATAAGTCGGCGGGGAGTCAGTATTCCGTCGCCTCTCAAACGACGAAACGACCGATCCAGCGCCGACATTTCCGAAAAACGGCGGGCTTTACCCGACGTCACCGGAACGGGCGACCATGCTCCGTTCCACGTTCGGGACCGACAGTCCGGTCGTCGGCATGGTACACCTCCCGCCGCTGCCGGGCGCGCCGAAGTACGAGGGCTCGCTCGAGGACCTGCTCGCGGACGCCCGCCGGGACGCGCGGGCGCTGGACGACGGCGGCGTCGATGGGATCATGGTCGAGAACTTCGGCGACGTGCCGTTCTACCCGGACGACGTCCCGAAACACGTGGTGGCGACGATGACCCGCGCAGTGCGGGAAGTCGTCGAGGCGGTCGACGTTCCGGTCGGCGTGAACGTCCTGCGAAACGACGCCGACGCCGCCGTCTCGGTCGCCGCGGCGACCGGTGCGGAGTTCGTGCGGGTGAACGTCCACACGGGCGCCCGCGTCACCGATCAGGGCGTCGTCGAGGGGAAGGCCCACGAGACCGTCAGGCTGTGCGAGCGGATCGACGCGGACGTTCGAATCCTCGCGGACCACGACGTGAAACACTCGGCGCCGCTCGCCGCGCGCGAGTTCACCGCCGAGTCGATAGTCGACGGCGTGGAACGCGGCCTCGCCGACGCGACGGTCGTGAGCGGCATCGGGACCGGCCACGGCGTCGACCTGGCCGACCTGGAGGCGGCCGTCGACGCCCGCGAGGAGTTCGACCTCGACACGCCCATCCTCGTCGGCAGCGGCGTCACCGTCGACACCGTCGGGGAGATCCTGTCACTCGCCGACGGCGTCATCGTCGGCACGGCCCTGAAGGAGGACGGCGACGTCGGCGAGCCCGTGTCTGAGCGACGCGTCCGCGAACTGGTCGAGGCCGCAGAGCTGTAATCGACCCCCGGGGCCGAAAACGCGATCTCATCGTTTACTCCGGAAAACCACGAGAAGGAGGTTCGAATCGGAGCTATCGTTCGGCCAGGAACGCCCCGACCTCCGCCGCCGTCGCCAATCCCCCGCGCGCCCCCGCCGCGGTGCAGTTGAGCGCGGCGGCCGCGGCGGCGAAGCGGCCCGCGGACTCCGCGTCCCGGTCGCCGAGCATCCAGGCGTCGAGGAGGCCAGCGACGAACGCGTCCCCCGCGCCCGTCTCGTCGACGACGTCGACGTCGAACGCGGGCACGTCGGCGTCGGAGGCCGGGCCGAGGAGTGTCGCCCCGGCTTCCCCGCGCGTGGACGCGACTCGAGCAGCGCCGCGCTCCCTGAGTTCGACGGCCGCCTCGCGACCCGAACAGCCGAGGTACGCATCGGCGGCGACCTCGCCGACGACGAACAGCGACGCCGCGTCGACCCACTCGTCCACCGACGCGGGGCGTGCGCCGCGCCCCTCGAGTTCGGCCAGCCGTCCGGAGAGGTCGAAGGTGACGGGCGGGAACCCGTCCTCCCGCGCTCGTTCGAGGAGCGCTCGCTGGACCCGGTCGGGGGCGTACGCCGTGACGAACACCGCGTCGGCGCCCGCCAGGTAGTCGAGATCCGCCGCCGAGAGCCGGAGCCGTTTGGTGCTGTCCCCGGCGGTGGCGATGCTCCGTCTCCCACCGCCGTCCCGGAGTATCACGCAATGTGTACTCGTTCCCGGTTTTCGCACGACGTGAGAAATATCCAGAGGACTGTCGCGGAGCTCTTCGAGCACCAGTTCGCCAACGTCGTCCTCGCCGAGACGGGCTACCAGCCCCGCCTCGCGGCCGAGGCGCGCACAGCCGGTGGCGACGTTCGCGGCGACGCCGCCGAACGTCTCCTCGACCACGTGCGCGAATGCCCCGCCGTCGGGTTCGGGGTGGTTCGAGACGAGGTACTGCCGGTCGACCGTCGCGGCGCCGATCGTGACGATGTCGGGTGCCACTTCGTTACCCCAGTGTCCGCGCGTTCGCGCGGGTCGTTCGTAGTCCCGTCGGTGGGTCCCGATGGCCGATCATCGTTCCTCGACCAGCGGGAACTGAGCCAGCCTGGCGGCGGCCATGCCCGTCAACCCCCGCGCCGTGACCGAGTCAGTCGAGCGCTCGCGGTACGCCCGGACCGTCCCTGCGAAGTCAGTCACCGGGACGAACCGCACGTCGGTCCCCTCGGGTCCGGCCTCGACGAGGAGGTAGCCCTGCGGGAACGAACAGGTCGTCGGGACCATGAGTTCGCGTACCGATCCCTCGCGGGCGGCCGACGGCATGTGCAGGTGGCCGGTGAACAGGAGCGACACGTCGTGTTCGTTCAGCAGATCGATAAACGGCTCCGGGTTTCGGAGCTCCGGCGGGACGAACATGTCCGGTTCCGCCAGGTCCCGCTGCTCGCGTAGCTGCCCGTACATCGCAGGGAGGTTGTGGTGGGCGAGTACCACCGGCGTCCCTACCTCCGGGAGCCTCTCGGCGAGCCAGGCGAGCTGGTCGTCGGTGACCAGCCCCTCGTGAGAGTCGTGGAGGAACGAGCGGCTTCCCGCCGTGTTCAGTCCCAGGAGGTCCAGGCTGCCGACGCGGACGTGGAACGGGAACCCCTGCCCGGGCGGCGCGTACCGGTCGGCGAACGCCGACACAGGCATCGTCTCGTGCTCGTCGCCGTCCTTCGGAACGTCGTGGTTCCCGGGGACGGCGTAGAAGGGGGCGTCCAGATCGGCGAGGAGTTCGTCGAACCGCCCGTAGTTCCACGGCTCGCCGTCCTTGGTGATGTCCCCGACGCACACCATCGCGTCCACGTTCCGACCGTTCGCGTCGGCGATGGCCTTCTCGACGCTCTCGACGGTGTGCTCGAACAGTTTGGAGGACCCCTCCGCCCGCGTCGAGAGGTGGGGGTCGGCGACGACGGCGAGGCGGGTTCGCTCCTCCGTTCGCGGGCGCCGTAGGCGAGCCATCAGCGACCCGCTCGTCGGCCCTCCGCGCTCGACGGGTGAAACCATGCACGCGCCTTCGAGCCGGGACAAAAAACACCGCCGATACCGCCGGAGTGCAGACCATAACGTCGGAGAGGACGTTTGAGGAGTCCACTCGGAAATTGAAAATAAGTACACGAACATAGGGACCAGTTGGATAGATAGTTACCTGGAACCGCACGGATATGTAGATGAAAAGGTATTTGCGTGGTGACTGGTGGTATCCATCCGATGTCTGACGATACCACTCGTCGACGCTTCCTCGCGGTGGCCGGAACCGGAGCGGCGGCTGCGCTCGCGGGCTGTGCCGGAAACGATCCGAGCCAGGAGGACACCCCCAACGGCGATTCGACCGACGGATCGACCGACTCCACGACGACCCCCTCGGACATGGGCCAGCCGGTGAAGGCGGGGGGCCCGGAGGGCACCCTCCGCATGGTCTCGAACGGACCGGTCCAGACGCTCGACCCTATCAACGCGAAGGGGTCGGGCGCTGGTTACCTGCAGTACGGCGAATCGCTGATGTCGTTCCCGAACGGCGACCTCCCGCCCGTCGGGCGACTCGCGGAGGATTATAGCGTCTCCGACGACGGGCTGACGTACACGTTCCAGCTGAAGCAAGGCGTCGAGTTCCACAACGGCGACGAACTGACCGCGGACGACGTCGTCTACTCCTGGGAGCGGATGGCCCAGTCGAGCAACAGCCGGAACAAGGACGACATCATCGGCGGGACGTTTACCATCGCGCACGAGGGCGAGACGGGTGAGAGCCTCGACAACTACGAGCCGGGGTCGCTCGATATGGAGGCCGCGGGCGACTACGAGTTCACGTTCACCCTCGATTCCCCGTTCCACGGCGCCATCTCGCAGATCGCCGGCGGCGCGTTCGCGGTCATCCCCGAGAACTCGGTCGGCGACATCGAGGGGTACGACGGCGAGTACTCGTACAACGAGTTCTTCTCGACGTCCGGCGACGGGCCGATGTTCGTCTCCACCGGCCCGTTCGAGATCGACACCTGGACGAAGGGCGACCAGCTCACCCTCTCGGCGTTCGACGGCTACCACGGCGAGGGGCCCCAAATCGACGCCATCACCTACACCGTCATCGGGTCGGAGGACACGCGGTTCAGCCGCTTCAAGAACGGGAACCTCGACGTGCTCGACTACGGCATCCCGACCTCCCGGTTCGACCCGAACCACTTCGTCATCGACGAGGAGACTGGCGGCCGTCGCAAGGGTCGCTACGAACTCGACAACGGCGACGTCGTCCACTACGGCGACGTGACCGCGCTCGACACCCGCTACCTGGTGTTCAACTGCCAGAACGTCGAGCGCCCCGCCCGCCAGGCCATCGCCTACCTCGTCAACCAGGAACAGATCGCCAACGACGTCTACAAGGGCCTCGCCAGGCCGGCCTACCACATCACGCCGCCGCCGGCGTTCATGGCCCGGGAGGGAGAGGAACCCACCGACGTGTACGACCGCCACGCGATGGAGGGCTTCCGCGCGGAGACGGAGTTCGGCGCGGACGGCTACCCGTACTCCCCGGGCGAGACCGACATCCAGAGCGCGACCGAGGTGATGGAGGAGGCCGGCTACTCCTCGGACGA belongs to Halorarum halophilum and includes:
- a CDS encoding BtpA/SgcQ family protein, yielding MLRSTFGTDSPVVGMVHLPPLPGAPKYEGSLEDLLADARRDARALDDGGVDGIMVENFGDVPFYPDDVPKHVVATMTRAVREVVEAVDVPVGVNVLRNDADAAVSVAAATGAEFVRVNVHTGARVTDQGVVEGKAHETVRLCERIDADVRILADHDVKHSAPLAAREFTAESIVDGVERGLADATVVSGIGTGHGVDLADLEAAVDAREEFDLDTPILVGSGVTVDTVGEILSLADGVIVGTALKEDGDVGEPVSERRVRELVEAAEL
- a CDS encoding ABC transporter substrate-binding protein, giving the protein MSDDTTRRRFLAVAGTGAAAALAGCAGNDPSQEDTPNGDSTDGSTDSTTTPSDMGQPVKAGGPEGTLRMVSNGPVQTLDPINAKGSGAGYLQYGESLMSFPNGDLPPVGRLAEDYSVSDDGLTYTFQLKQGVEFHNGDELTADDVVYSWERMAQSSNSRNKDDIIGGTFTIAHEGETGESLDNYEPGSLDMEAAGDYEFTFTLDSPFHGAISQIAGGAFAVIPENSVGDIEGYDGEYSYNEFFSTSGDGPMFVSTGPFEIDTWTKGDQLTLSAFDGYHGEGPQIDAITYTVIGSEDTRFSRFKNGNLDVLDYGIPTSRFDPNHFVIDEETGGRRKGRYELDNGDVVHYGDVTALDTRYLVFNCQNVERPARQAIAYLVNQEQIANDVYKGLARPAYHITPPPAFMAREGEEPTDVYDRHAMEGFRAETEFGADGYPYSPGETDIQSATEVMEEAGYSSDDQYSIEFTVLSGDTARDQFAQQLRDQAQAAHLDITIQKADFGTIISKAIDGTMDMFTLSDGMEWPESDNFLRFLHAENPGTAFTRWGKDAHANPDYVDTASSAWNDYYVPNTGPGDEAQQQRNKAYYAIEEMNWASVQELPTVHAVSQRIWYDDVNLRMYGTMENQTFQRAELDR
- a CDS encoding metallophosphoesterase family protein, producing the protein MVSPVERGGPTSGSLMARLRRPRTEERTRLAVVADPHLSTRAEGSSKLFEHTVESVEKAIADANGRNVDAMVCVGDITKDGEPWNYGRFDELLADLDAPFYAVPGNHDVPKDGDEHETMPVSAFADRYAPPGQGFPFHVRVGSLDLLGLNTAGSRSFLHDSHEGLVTDDQLAWLAERLPEVGTPVVLAHHNLPAMYGQLREQRDLAEPDMFVPPELRNPEPFIDLLNEHDVSLLFTGHLHMPSAAREGSVRELMVPTTCSFPQGYLLVEAGPEGTDVRFVPVTDFAGTVRAYRERSTDSVTARGLTGMAAARLAQFPLVEER
- a CDS encoding hemolysin family protein yields the protein MGIFVLAAVSGASIAQYTVPIVGTELGQTQVTAVGVLLILILIMGSGFFSSSEIALFSLPAHQVDAMVEEGKRGARVVKSLKEDPHRLLVTILVGNNMVNITMSSISTTIVGFYFDAGTAVLVSSFGITSMVLLFGESAPKSYAVENTDSWARTVAPPLKIVGKVLWPLITMFYYLTSAVNRITGGSASIESSYVTRDEIQNMIKTGEREGILDEEERQMLQRTMRFTDASAKEVMTPRLDMEAISRDATVEEAIEKCIQSGHARLPAYEGSLDNVIGVFDIRDLQGSSYGAFADIEVEDVVAPTLHVPESKNVDELLSEMRGNRMHMVVVIDEFGATGGLITMEDVLEEIVGEILVGGEDHPIESVDDDTVLVDGSVNIEEINEALGIVLPEGEEFETIAGFIFNRAGRLVEQGEEFDYENVTLGVEQVENTRIQKARVTVDRTGSVTIDEESPDGEGEPD
- a CDS encoding carbohydrate kinase family protein, with the translated sequence MAPDIVTIGAATVDRQYLVSNHPEPDGGAFAHVVEETFGGVAANVATGCARLGREAGLVARLGEDDVGELVLEELRDSPLDISHVVRKPGTSTHCVILRDGGGRRSIATAGDSTKRLRLSAADLDYLAGADAVFVTAYAPDRVQRALLERAREDGFPPVTFDLSGRLAELEGRGARPASVDEWVDAASLFVVGEVAADAYLGCSGREAAVELRERGAARVASTRGEAGATLLGPASDADVPAFDVDVVDETGAGDAFVAGLLDAWMLGDRDAESAGRFAAAAAALNCTAAGARGGLATAAEVGAFLAER